From Strigops habroptila isolate Jane chromosome 1, bStrHab1.2.pri, whole genome shotgun sequence, a single genomic window includes:
- the INHBA gene encoding inhibin beta A chain — protein sequence MPLLWKRGFLLVLCWIIVRSSPTPGSEGHSSVTDCPSCALATLSKDVPSSQPEMVEAVKKHILNMLHLRDRPNITQPVPKAALLNAIKKLHVGKVGEDGYVEIEDDVGRRAEMNEVVEQTSEIITFAESGSAKKMLHFEISKEGSELSVVEHAEVWLFLKVSKANRSRTKVTIRLFQQQRQPKGNPEEAEDMEDVGLKGEKSETLISEKAVDTRKSTWHIFPVSSSVQRLLDQGKSSLDVRIACDLCQETGASLVLLGKKKKKEDDGEGKEKEAGEFTGEEEKEQSHRPFLMMLARHSEDRQHRRRRRGLECDGKVNICCKKQFFVSFKDIGWSDWIIAPTGYHANYCEGECPSHIAGTSGSSLSFHSTVINHYRMRGHSPFANLKSCCVPTKLRPMSMLYYDDGQNIIKKDIQNMIVEECGCS from the exons ATGCCTTTGCTTTGGAAGAGAGGATTTTTGTTGGTGCTTTGCTGGATTATAGTGAGGAGTTCCCCAACCCCAGGATCCGAGGGGCACAGTTCAGTCACTGACTGTCCATCATGTGCCCTCGCCACGCTCTCAAAGGATGTGCCCAGCTCACAGCCTGAGATGGTGGAAGCAGTAAAGAAGCACATACTGAACATGTTGCACTTGAGGGACAGACCTAATATCACCCAGCCGGTGCCCAAGGCAGCACTTTTAAATGCCATCAAAAAACTCCATGTGGGAAAGGTGGGAGAGGATGGTTATGTGGAAATAGAGGATGATGTtggaagaagagctgaaatgaaTGAAGTTGTGGAGCAAACCTCAGAAATCATCACTTTTGCGGAATCAG GCTCAGCCAAGAAAATGTTGCACTTTGAGATTTCCAAGGAAGGCAGTGAATTATCGGTGGTGGAACACGCTGAAGTGTGGCTCTTCCTGAAGGTCTCCAAGGCCAACCGGAGCAGGACAAAAGTCACCATCCGCCTGTTTCAACAGCAGCGGCAGCCAAAAGGCAACcctgaagaagcagaagatATGGAGGATGTGGGGCTGAAAGGTGAAAAGAGTGAGACTTTGATTTCGGAGAAGGCAGTGGACACCCGTAAGAGCACTTGGCACATTTTTCCTGTCTCCAGCAGCGTCCAGAGACTCCTGGACCAAGGCAAGAGCTCTTTGGATGTGCGGATTGCCTGTGACCTATGCCAAGAGACTGGAGCCAGCCTGGTGCTATTgggcaagaagaagaaaaaggaagatgatggggaagggaaagaaaaggaagctggagaattcacaggagaagaggagaaggagcaaTCACATCGGCCCTTCCTGATGATGCTTGCCCGGCACTCCGAGGACCGCCAGCACAGGAGGCGGAGACGAGGCCTGGAGTGTGATGGCAAAGTCAACATCTGCTGCAAGAAGCAGTTCTTTGTCAGCTTCAAAGACATAGGATGGAGTGACTGGATCATTGCACCTACAGGTTATCACGCCAACTACTGTGAAGGAGAGTGCCCCAGCCATATAGCAGGCACATCTGGTTCATCGTTATCTTTCCACTCCACTGTCATCAACCATTACCGCATGCGGGGCCACAGCCCCTTTGCCAACCTCAAGTCATGTTGTGTGCCCACCAAGCTGCGGCCCATGTCCATGCTCTACTACGATGATGGTCAGAACATCATTAAGAAAGACATACAGAATATGATCGTGGAGGAGTGTGGATGTTCATAG